The following coding sequences are from one Panicum hallii strain FIL2 chromosome 5, PHallii_v3.1, whole genome shotgun sequence window:
- the LOC112895764 gene encoding late embryogenesis abundant protein EMB564-like, with translation MASQQAERAAELQDPEVRTELDRRVREEGETVVKSGGGGTTLDAQERLAEGRKKGGLSRTTESGNDRAEKEGAVRVEPDEKQLQQAKESLGRD, from the exons ATGGCGTCGCAGCAGgcggagagggcggcggagctGCAGGATCCGGAGGTCCGAACGGAACTGGACCGGCGCGTCCGCGAGGAGGGCGAGACCGTCGtgaagagcggcggcggcggcaccaccCTCGACGCCCAGGAGCGCCTCGCCGAAG GGCGCAAGAAGGGAGGGCTGAGCCGCACGACGGAGTCCGGCAACGACCGCGCCGAGAAGGAGGGCGCAGTGCGCGTCGAGCCCGACGAGAAGCAGCTCCAGCAGGCCAAGGAGAGCCTCGGCCGCGACTGA